The region TTCGTCCTGATGAGCGGCCATCCAGTTGAGGGCTCCCATCAGTTTGAACGATCCCACCGGGGTCCAGCCGTAGTCCTTGATCCAGACGCGGCGATCGGCGCTAAGCCCGAGTTCCTTTTCCAGGGCGTAGGACCGAATCAGCGGCGCGGGAGATACGTGCGGCCGGATTCGCGGTTCGGCCTTAAGAACGTCGTCGATCGTCGGGATGTGCAGCGACATGGAAGTACCGGATGTTAAGCAAGGATCTCCCGAATCACCTCACCGGCGACATCGGTCAGTCGGAAGTTGCGGCCGTTGTGGAACCACGTCAGCCGTTCGTGGTCGATTCCCAGCAGGTGCAGCATCGTGGCGTGCAGGTCGTTCACGCTGACTCGGTTTTCGACCGCCGCGTAACCGATTTCATCCGTTTCGCCGTAACTGACGCCGCCCTTCACGCCGGCACCAGCCATCCATTGCAGGAAGCCGTTGGGGTTGTGATCGCGACCGTTGGCGTTTTGTGAAATCGGCATTCGTCCGAATTCACCACCCCAGATCACCAGCGTCGAATCCAGCAGTCCGCGTTCCTGCAGATCGGTCAGCAATCCGGCGACCGGCACGTCCGTCGCGGCGCAGTGATCGGTGTGGTTCTGAGTCAGATTGCTGTGAGCATCCCATTCGCCGTCGCTGTAAACCTGCACAAAGCGGACTCCGCTTTCGACCAGCCGCCGCGCCATCAGGCACTTCGACCCGTACGAACGCGATTTCGGATTGTCGATGCCGTACATCGCGTGAGTCGCCTGCGTTTCCTGCGACAGATCGACTACGCGGGTGGCTTCGGTCTGCATTCGAAACGCCAGTTCAAACGACTGCATGCGGTCGGCAAACTCAACGTCGCCGTTTTGTCGCGACAGGTGCTGGTCGTTGAGCGCGGCCATGAAATCAAGCTGAGCCCGCTGATCTTCGGCG is a window of Planctomycetaceae bacterium DNA encoding:
- a CDS encoding threonine/serine dehydratase, translated to MSLHIPTIDDVLKAEPRIRPHVSPAPLIRSYALEKELGLSADRRVWIKDYGWTPVGSFKLMGALNWMAAHQDE